From Kaistella polysaccharea:
GGTTGATCGCCGCTATTTTATGGAATTTATTAACGTGGTGGTTTGGGATTCCTTCATCCTCATCGCATACCTTAATTGGTGGTTTTTTAGGTGCAGCTTTAATGTATGCACTCGTTTCAGATTTTCACGTTATAGCTCTGGCAAATCCAGACATGGGATTTTTTGATCAGCTGATACTGGCCTTTAAGCAATTATTCACGCAGAATGTAGTGAAGTACGAGAAGGTAATTCCTATTTTCTTGTTCATATTCTTAGCACCTTTAATCGGATCCGTGATTTCAATTATAATCACCTTGTTTATCGTAAATGTTTCGAAAAACTCGAGTCCCCGTAAAGCTGATAATGTTTTCAAGAAATTACAATTGTTTTCTTCTGCTGCATTCAGTTTAGGTCACGGTCTAAATGACGCTCAGAAAGTAATGGGAATTATTGGTGCGGCGATTATATTTCATCACACCAAAACTTTACAGGATCCTGTTTATCTAGCTTTGGACAGTTCGCATCAGTTTAATTATTTCGTAGAACATTACTTTTGGGTGCCCTTTGTATCATTCTTAATGATTTCCTTAGGAACTATGAGTGGTGGCTGGAAAATTGTTAAAACTATGGGAACGCGAATTACGAAAGTAACACCACTTGAAGGAGTTGCTGCTGAGACCGCCGGTGCAATTACGCTCTTCATTTCTGAACATTTCGGTATTCCGGTTTCTACAACACATACCATTACCGGTGCAATTATCGGAGTTGGAGTAACAAAGCGAGTTTCTGCAGTTCGCTGGGGTATTACTGTAAGCTTACTTTGGGCGTGGATTTTAACCATTCCAATTTCTGCCTTTGTGGCGGGAGTAACTTATTTAATAGTTTCTTTCATTAGATAAATTTTCTTAGATATTAATAGAGAGCCATTTCAACCGAAGTGGCTCTTTTGTATTCATTAAAATAGACAAAGAATTATTTTA
This genomic window contains:
- a CDS encoding inorganic phosphate transporter, with the protein product MDLPILLIIIIVLALIFDYINGFHDAANSIATIVSTKVLTPFQAVLWAAVWNFAAFFIAAYVIGEFKIGNTIAKSVNENFINLEVIFSGLIAAILWNLLTWWFGIPSSSSHTLIGGFLGAALMYALVSDFHVIALANPDMGFFDQLILAFKQLFTQNVVKYEKVIPIFLFIFLAPLIGSVISIIITLFIVNVSKNSSPRKADNVFKKLQLFSSAAFSLGHGLNDAQKVMGIIGAAIIFHHTKTLQDPVYLALDSSHQFNYFVEHYFWVPFVSFLMISLGTMSGGWKIVKTMGTRITKVTPLEGVAAETAGAITLFISEHFGIPVSTTHTITGAIIGVGVTKRVSAVRWGITVSLLWAWILTIPISAFVAGVTYLIVSFIR